The Plasmodium yoelii strain 17X genome assembly, chromosome: 14 DNA segment acaaattcatttttaagATCAAATATGGATTATAGACAACATAATTCGAATTTGTATACACAGATAGAAAATTTACCAAATATACACAATTTACCGGAAGGATTAAAATGGAGCTATCCTGATGGAGTAGTACCACCACATGTGAGAaataatagcaataataTGCCTCCTCTTGTTTTTACATGCCCTCCTGAAATTGGAAAGGTTACATGTACTAAAAAAGATATACAACCAGATATTCTCACAAAAACTGGGGTTTATGAATTTGATggctttaaaaaaaatggaacaTCTCAATCTTTATTTCCACCTTTGGCTCACAATGATCGAGTTCCTTTTTTACCTCCACCAGCTGTACCTGGAACTCCAGATGTTAATGCTATCCAGAAAAACATCTAATCTTATCTTTACACATATTAAAACAatgtatgtatttttttatattttttgtaccACTAAAGgtgttaaatatatgtatatacagaAACTGTTGTGTATCCATTTTAATGGTTTCTAatatatagtaataaaaataacagaACATATGCTCAAgtattttaacaatttttttttctacatatgaaaaaaacagttgaataaataatacaaaactaatataatcatttatataaGAGAACCaaagaataaatatttcttttattatccATAAATTTATGTGTAAATATAGTTGTAtgtatagataaattaaaaaaatattttatattccctaaaaaataatattatgcaTCAACACCTTGatttttcttattatatatatttgtattaatgTTAGTATCCTATTATTGAACTTACGAATATTGTAacattttctattatatGCTATATCATTttggtaataataattatttttttattttcactaccatatattatatatatgttcaaATATGTTGTAATAAACAAAAGGCGCATGAGTTAAATCCTCAAATGTTACTTATTTCCAAATACAAAGACTTAATCataattggaaaaaaaaaaaaaaaaatcgtaaTAATAcggatatttatatatttttgttttttaaatgtttgcAATTTTGTTTGGATcatatgatataaataagtaaaatataaaatatatcataattatatgCAAAAAGTgcaacataaataatataggAACAATAATTGATTTCACATTTATGCTTCTTATTCAAAAGGAACATAATGTAgaaacattttttcattttgtaaattttaattgtttttagagctttttttttttaagtttattttattttttttgtttcgcATAATATATCGATAAATTTTTCCATGGaaactatatttttgttCACATTTTTGAACAATTAAAGAATATAGAAACACTaaatatatggatatatatacaaaataaatgtaagAAATTTCAAGTGAATAGCCATGATTTTAAATACCCTCAAATGTATTGTTAACAAGGGGGATACatcaatatttaataaaaaattttctatatttgaaattaaaataagatgcatgaaaaataaaagaagagGGTTGAAGGAACAACCACGAAAAAAACCACTAGATATTGAAAAGAAAATTAGAAACCCTGACAAATATGAAGAGAAAATGCATTTTGACAATTTAAGTAAGGGTGAATTATATTTACCCGAATCATGTAAAGGTAAAAAATTGGCAATGCTATGTAAtcgtttatattattttgatattaATGATGAAGAGTTATTAGAAAGATATGCTCAAAGAGCTATTGTTATTGCAAATAATATGAGCACAAAGGAAATgtctttaatattaaatacaaTGAGAAAGTTTaatcataaaaatgttaatctACTAGAAACGTTCGCCAAGTATATACCAAGTAAGTTACACAAAAGTGTACCTCAAGATATATCATTAATGTTAAATGCATATGCACATTTTAATTATGTagataataatttgtttaataGAATATGTGAAGAAATTCCACATAAAATTCCATACTTTGAGCATAGTCATATATCCAGTATAATAAATGctttttataaattgaatataaaagataaaataataatatatgatatgATTGATGAATTAGTAGATCGGATTGATGAGTTTGATTCAAaatctttaacaaatttaataaatagcttatcaaaaatgaattataaaaatatagatagaCAAGTAGTTTGGATTAAACTATTTGAAGgtgttaaaaaaattcacAAAGATTTAAACATATTAGAAATTGTGTTAATAATTAATGggttttgtaaaaaaaatattaaaaataaaaacatttataattttttaaatgaatgTTTAAATGAtcatatatttcaaaaaaaatcaatagATGATACTAATGCTTATTTACTTTGTACTATTGCTCAATCTTTTGCAAAAATTAAGTTTTATTCTAAAGatttctttaattttgtttttgattttttttctgaAGAGAATAATTATACATCTCTAGACACACAACATTTTTCTCAGTTAATTTATGCATTTTCGGTTTTTAATTTGGATGataaacaaaaatttattgatacatttataaaaatagtattaaataaaatacaaaacaaGGGAACCAAACAAATTGAATTAAATGAGCAAACATTATCTACAATTTCGTATTGTTTAgctaaattaaaaataagga contains these protein-coding regions:
- a CDS encoding heptatricopeptide repeat-containing protein, putative; this encodes MILNTLKCIVNKGDTSIFNKKFSIFEIKIRCMKNKRRGLKEQPRKKPLDIEKKIRNPDKYEEKMHFDNLSKGELYLPESCKGKKLAMLCNRLYYFDINDEELLERYAQRAIVIANNMSTKEMSLILNTMRKFNHKNVNLLETFAKYIPSKLHKSVPQDISLMLNAYAHFNYVDNNLFNRICEEIPHKIPYFEHSHISSIINAFYKLNIKDKIIIYDMIDELVDRIDEFDSKSLTNLINSLSKMNYKNIDRQVVWIKLFEGVKKIHKDLNILEIVLIINGFCKKNIKNKNIYNFLNECLNDHIFQKKSIDDTNAYLLCTIAQSFAKIKFYSKDFFNFVFDFFSEENNYTSLDTQHFSQLIYAFSVFNLDDKQKFIDTFIKIVLNKIQNKGTKQIELNEQTLSTISYCLAKLKIRNMNFFVSLSSYLINEKIKLSAQSLSLICYSYSKLKIKSEILFYILSMQIFEKMHIFTKQGLAIILNSYANLKIFNVKLFSLINKYLKLYVDTFTNSECLLICKHYEGALKSLTEEEVSVNAQSKKSSLIKINTTKQELDNFVQVLKNKIHIFEKNKELKGLGNDEGENVCMNKFEEAKKNELLIELEDGKEENEDEFFSIFNQNDIISGEEEEKEKYNHNNNNDDEKIKITKLMLNMGNEVAIDCDDNNPPKKEDTLNIYEKMFLTNSKEQKNAFEKNHIPIMNEQLNKNLSNMLNKQNKEIEEKNKAYIKNKNATKSLLELMTSNKPPKINYEKENLIKSAEQTETEFIKAYITEQKESNGNPKIGRHLNKRKKMIQKVLSKKFEPIDNIDTLQKKWTNEYNLKDT